The nucleotide window TCATCTTTGATTTGGCCAGCCATTTCTTTTCAACCCGCGCTGTAACCGGCGCTAAGAGAAAAGCCAGGGAAAAGCCCAGAATAAATGGAAGCAGAATTCCGATCACATTTCCCAAAAACTGCTTGAGCAGCGGAAACTGAGTGACCAGAAAATAGAAACCTAATAGTAAAATCCCCGAACAGGTCAGGGCTAAAATATTCTCTTTGGTTTGTTCTTTGATTTTAAATTTCATTATGCAATCTCCCTTATTGTTATTTTAACACACTTGACTCTTTTCTATATTTAAAATTCTATTAAATTGACGGGGATTATGCTAAAATAAAACTGTAACTTAAGGAGGAAATCATTCATGAGAGGTATTTTATTAATTAGCCATGGTCAGTATGCAGAAGCTTTCAAAGGTTCTCTGAAAATGATCGCGGGCGAAGTTACAAATTTGTATTCCTGCTGCCTGTTGCCAACAGATGGCCCAGATCAGTTTAAGGAAAAACTGAACGAATTGAAGCCGGAGTTTGACAAGTATGACGAAGTCTTAGTTTTTGCGGATCTGTTCGGCGGCTCCCCATGCAACACAACGTTTGTTGAGTTCGCTACGAACCCGAAGTTCCACTTCGTTGCCGGCATGAACTTCCCTATGGTTCTGACAGCGATCCTGTCAGAGAGTGAATCGGTTGAAAACCTGATCGCTCAGGGACGTGAAGGCATCGTGGATGTCAAAGCCTTCATGGCGAGCATGAGCTCGGACGAAGACTAATTTATTCATCGTTCATGAAACAAAAAGGCGGGAAACAGCTCCCGTCTTTTCTTTACGCCTGAATTTTCTGGCTGAAGCTTTCCGATTAATATTTTGCTTCAGGATGCGGCTAATTCTTCATGATAGAGCTGTTGGGCAAGGTTATGGTAGTGATCATGAATCCGTTCCAAATCCGTCAGCACTTCACTGAACACCACACACAGCGAACCGTCAATCTGTTGACTGCGAAGGCGCTGAATTTGATCCTGGCGGCTCTTTTCGCAGCACTGATCCATCTGTTCCTCCAGCTGATCAATGTGCTGCAATGTATCTGCACGGTGATATTCTTCAATGGCCGGAAGCAGCGCGGCGGTCTGATTCAGAATTGTCTGCAGCTCTGCCAATTCCCGGCTTGCCTGCGGTGTGATTTTCTGCTTTTCCTTCAGGATCTGGGAAGCATGTTCCGATAAGTTAACAACATGATCGCCCATCCGTTCCAGATCATTATTAATTTTAAATAAAACATTCAGCCGGCGGGAATCCTCAACATTCATCCGCGCTGTGGCCACGACCGGAATCGCATCAATAATCGTGCGGTGGATCGTATCAATCTCACTTTCCTGTGCCAAAATTTTTTCTTTATCCCATTCCAAGGTTGTCAGGCCGCAAAACGCTTCTTCAAGACTGGACTGAACTAAATGATACATCCGATTTAACAATTCGCTGATCTCGTGCAGTGAAATCGTGACATTGCCTAAACGCTGTTCCGGAATGCGTGTGATTTCAATAACCGGCTTGACCGCTTCCTTTTCCTCCGGCAGCAGCTTTACTGCCAGAGCTGCCAATCCGCTGCCTAACGGAAGCAGAACCAATGTCGTCACAACGTTGAAGAGCGTATGGAAGTTGGCGATCTGCGCCGCCGGATTAGCAGGTGTAAACTGGGCAATCCAATCAGTCAGCGGCAGCAGCAGCACAGCTCCGCTGAACAACAGAGCGCCGCCGGCATTGAACAGCAAGTGAACCAAAGCCACCCGTTTTGCATTCCGATTGGAGCTGAGTGACGAAAGCACAGCAGTAATACACGTTCCGATGTTCATCCCAAATAAAATGAAAACCGAATGCTGCAGAGTGATTAATCCATTGTTCGCCAATGTTTGTAAAATCCCGATTGAAGCACTGGAGCTTTGGATGACAGCCGTAAAAACCGCTCCGGTAAGCACTGCGATCACAGGATTGTTAAAGGCGGTAATCAGGGACAGAAAGGCCGCATTATCCCGCAGCGGCGCCATTGCATCACTCATCATCCCCATACCGATGAAGAGAATGCCAAGACCGCCGACAATCATCCCGACAGCGTTGGTTCTTTCTTTTTTCAGGAACACAACCATGACGACACCAATCAAAGCAATAGCCGGTGCCGCAGCACCAATATCCAGCGCGATCAGCTGGCCGGTAATCGTCGTACCAATATTTGCCCCCATAATCACACCGACAGCCTGAGGCAATGTCATTAAGCCGGCATTGACAAATCCTACTGTCATGACTGTGGTTGCACTGGAACTTTGAATCAGAGCAGTAATCAGGGCTCCGACAACTACCCCCATCAGTCGATTTGAAGTCAGCCGTTCAAGAATAGACTGCAGCCGATCCCCAGCACATAATTCCAATCCATCGCTCATCATTTTCATTCCATATAGAAATAACGCCAGTCCGCCCATCAAGGCAATGATAAAACTGATATCCATAACGTATAACAACCCTTTCCTCTGCTTTAGCATGCCCATTATAAATGAAAAAAAGAGTCTCTGCGTAACGAATTTGTTAAGTTTTCGTTAACAGCAGATTCTCTTTTTTTCACTTTCAATAGAGTAGAGGGAAAGTTTTAACTTTCGCCCCTCTCATTGAACCGTACGTACGGGTCTCGTATACGGCTCTACATTTATATCGAATCACAAACTCTTAAGATAGTATTCTAGGGGATTGACTAAACCTGGTCTGTCCCCTTTCTTTATGCCTAAAACTTTTGGTGATAATGTAAAGTTTACGATATTCATCCCACTTCTTTTATACCACCCTAATCTCGTGTTAGCACACTTATAGATATCTTCTTCGCTAAACTTACATTTGCTCACTATATTTAGCTTCATTAGATTTCTATATATCGTCTTTGGTTTCTTCCATTGCTTGATGATGATACATCGTACCTTATGGCGTAGCCATTGCCCAAATTCATCAAGAAACATTTTAATGCTACCTATCTTAAAATAGTTTATCCAACCTCTTACAGTTTGATTTACTTTCGCAAATGTAACTGCCAGCGGTCTTGATATGGCATGTTTTCTCTTCATCAATGTTTTAATCTTAGAATACAGTCGTTTCTTTCTATCTTTCGTAGGTACGCATTTCCAATCTTGTCCATTCTTATAAAAGGTAAATCCTAGGAATTGCCCTTTCGTTGGGCGGACGACTTTTGTCTTTGTTGCACTCACTTTCAAGAATAGTTTTCTCTCTAGCCATGATGTCACTGACTTCATTACACGGTTCGCACTCATTTCGCTTTTGACGAAGATCATACAGTCATCGGCGTATCTTACAAATTTAAGGTTTCTAGACTCTAGCTCTTTATCCAATTTATCTAAATAGATATTTGATAAAATAACGCTAATTGGTCCTCCTTGAGGTGTGCCAACCGTAGTACTTTTGACGAGTCCATCCTCTAACACACCTGCTCTTAGATAGGCTCTTATCAAATGTAATGTTGTTGCGTCATTGACATTCTCTCTTAAGATTGAAATTAATTTGTCATGATTTACGGTATCAAAGAATTTTTCAATATCCAAATCAACTATCCATTCGTATTCATCATTTAAGTTATTTAACACTTCTTCCATTGCCATATGTGCACTTCGCCTTGGTCGAAATCCAAAACTATGTTCACTGAATATAGGCTCATAGATTTTTGTGAGTTCTTGTAGAATAGCTTGTTGGATAACTCGGTCAACAACGGTTGGTATTCCTAATGGTCTTTGTTTTCCATTTGGTTTTGGAATATAGACTCTTTTCACTGGCATGGGTCGATATTGCTTGTTCATTATCAAGGAAACAATTTCTTCTTGATATTGTCCAAACCCTTGTTCGACTTCTTGCACTGTCATCTTATCCATTCCAGGTGCTCCCTTGTTTTGTTTGACCTTTTTGATTGCCTTTTGCAAATTCTCTTCACTTAAAATCTTTTCCATTAATTTCATTTGCTGCTCCTCCTTCTACTTGTAAATCGATTTGGAAACATCCCCACTACTTTCACCATCTGTGCTTACGATTCACAGTTCTAGGCTATCCTCATTTTCGGACTATCCAAACATTGCTTATAGCGATTCGCACTCTATAAACGTTTCAGTCCTTCGGTATTTCTACCTACTATGACTTCATCTGACTTCTTGCGATAAACCTTTTTCGACCATGGGTACCATCACTGATTTTAAAGTTTATTGGACTTCCTTGTTCGCAAGATCTCCCAGGGTAAGACATATATCTTTCTCTTCACAACCTCTTGATTTACTGTCTTGGTTTTACGTTTACCTTTTGGACTTTGGTTTGTACTGCAACCTTATCCACCATTTAGCCTCATCAAGTTTCTTTTCGTAAGCTCGAAAGATTCGCTACACCACTTCCTTCACCCATGGTATCACTACCAACGGCTTGTGGTTCACTACACTTGGCGGCAACTACCCGTGACTGGACTTTCACCAGTTAGATATATGTCATGCCTGGCACACAGCAAAAAAAGCAATGTCCGAAGACATTGCTTGTAAGAGTTTTGAATTAAGCCAGAACTCCGAAGAAAGCCAGAACGATAGCGAACAGAACAACACAAAGGATCAGCTTGTTGGAGTTCATCCACTTCTTGCCCAGCATCCAGTAGCACAGAGCTGCGAATAATGCAGGGAACAACGCAGGCATAATGCTGTCAGCATATTTCTGCAGGTTGAATTCATTGAACATTTCTTCGCCAGTTTCTGGATCAATACCTAAGCTCATTTTCAGAGTAGCCAGAGGGAACTTAACGTTCAGCGCGATCATGCCGCCGACAACGGTCAAGCCCAGAACAGAAGCAGCTTCTGTCAGAGCGTTCATCGTGCCAGACAGGGAAGTAACCAGCTTAACGCCTTGTTCATAGCCCATGTCAAACATCTTTGTACGGAATAACAGGACAGCAACCATCCAGATTTCCCAAATAGCAATACCTAATGCATTGCCTTCCAGAGCCATTGTTGCAGCGATAGATCCGAAGACCGCACCCGCGATCATACCGAAGATTGTATCACCGATACCAGCAAATGGTCCCATTAACGCTGTCTTAATCGAAGCAGCAACATCCAAACCTGTACCAGATTCAGCTGTCTGTTCTTCGATAGCGATATTCATACCAACAATGATATCACCCATTGCAGGCTGTGTGTTGAAGAATACAGAATGTGTTCTCAACGCTTTCTGCTTCAGCTCAGGACGATCGCCATACAGCTTGTCGATAACCGGCAGCATGGTGGTCAGGTAGCCTAAGCCCTGCATACGTTCATAGTTCCAGCCAATCTGAGAGTTCCAGATCCAGCGCAGATTCAGACTTCTTAATTCCTTTTTAGTGAACTTCTTACTATTCGTCATAATCGTCGTCGCCTCCCTGTGCAGCGCCTGCAGCTAACTTAGCAGTAGCATTCTGATAAGTGATCAAAGCTGCGGCTGTAC belongs to Holdemania massiliensis and includes:
- a CDS encoding Na/Pi cotransporter family protein, with product MDISFIIALMGGLALFLYGMKMMSDGLELCAGDRLQSILERLTSNRLMGVVVGALITALIQSSSATTVMTVGFVNAGLMTLPQAVGVIMGANIGTTITGQLIALDIGAAAPAIALIGVVMVVFLKKERTNAVGMIVGGLGILFIGMGMMSDAMAPLRDNAAFLSLITAFNNPVIAVLTGAVFTAVIQSSSASIGILQTLANNGLITLQHSVFILFGMNIGTCITAVLSSLSSNRNAKRVALVHLLFNAGGALLFSGAVLLLPLTDWIAQFTPANPAAQIANFHTLFNVVTTLVLLPLGSGLAALAVKLLPEEKEAVKPVIEITRIPEQRLGNVTISLHEISELLNRMYHLVQSSLEEAFCGLTTLEWDKEKILAQESEIDTIHRTIIDAIPVVATARMNVEDSRRLNVLFKINNDLERMGDHVVNLSEHASQILKEKQKITPQASRELAELQTILNQTAALLPAIEEYHRADTLQHIDQLEEQMDQCCEKSRQDQIQRLRSQQIDGSLCVVFSEVLTDLERIHDHYHNLAQQLYHEELAAS
- a CDS encoding PTS sugar transporter subunit IIA codes for the protein MRGILLISHGQYAEAFKGSLKMIAGEVTNLYSCCLLPTDGPDQFKEKLNELKPEFDKYDEVLVFADLFGGSPCNTTFVEFATNPKFHFVAGMNFPMVLTAILSESESVENLIAQGREGIVDVKAFMASMSSDED
- a CDS encoding PTS system mannose/fructose/sorbose family transporter subunit IID, with the translated sequence MTNSKKFTKKELRSLNLRWIWNSQIGWNYERMQGLGYLTTMLPVIDKLYGDRPELKQKALRTHSVFFNTQPAMGDIIVGMNIAIEEQTAESGTGLDVAASIKTALMGPFAGIGDTIFGMIAGAVFGSIAATMALEGNALGIAIWEIWMVAVLLFRTKMFDMGYEQGVKLVTSLSGTMNALTEAASVLGLTVVGGMIALNVKFPLATLKMSLGIDPETGEEMFNEFNLQKYADSIMPALFPALFAALCYWMLGKKWMNSNKLILCVVLFAIVLAFFGVLA
- the ltrA gene encoding group II intron reverse transcriptase/maturase, whose product is MKLMEKILSEENLQKAIKKVKQNKGAPGMDKMTVQEVEQGFGQYQEEIVSLIMNKQYRPMPVKRVYIPKPNGKQRPLGIPTVVDRVIQQAILQELTKIYEPIFSEHSFGFRPRRSAHMAMEEVLNNLNDEYEWIVDLDIEKFFDTVNHDKLISILRENVNDATTLHLIRAYLRAGVLEDGLVKSTTVGTPQGGPISVILSNIYLDKLDKELESRNLKFVRYADDCMIFVKSEMSANRVMKSVTSWLERKLFLKVSATKTKVVRPTKGQFLGFTFYKNGQDWKCVPTKDRKKRLYSKIKTLMKRKHAISRPLAVTFAKVNQTVRGWINYFKIGSIKMFLDEFGQWLRHKVRCIIIKQWKKPKTIYRNLMKLNIVSKCKFSEEDIYKCANTRLGWYKRSGMNIVNFTLSPKVLGIKKGDRPGLVNPLEYYLKSL